From the genome of Lepidochelys kempii isolate rLepKem1 chromosome 17, rLepKem1.hap2, whole genome shotgun sequence, one region includes:
- the LIG3 gene encoding DNA ligase 3 isoform X1 produces MRDARPAWPRVPDLKATRGRRRGPRGLGRSVPGRSCPRLPEPVWRRGGCMPAVFKSLFLQTARTLSTREGLCLPQRQAFLLRFESCLLRLLVAGPFPWFRLLVRNKSLLSAGRNQGACAEDFAVPSALHVWHRRVCAVPDEMAEQRYCVDYAKRGTAGCKKCKEKILKGMVRIGKVVPNPFTESGGEMKEWYHVKCIFEKLERARATTKKIEDITDLEGWEELQDPEKDMINQYISEASSKAANTPKKKATIQAKLSPSGQITSPKKELLATPNPSPKKFSGFTAKPGNSDEAPESSSHKSSLSAKKCDPKHKDCLLREFRKLCAMVAEKPSYNVKTQIIQDFLQKGTAGDGFHGDLYLTIKLLLPGVIKSVYNLNDKQIVKLFSRIFNCSQEEMVRDLEQGDVSETVRIFFEESKSCPPAAKSLLTIQEVDEFLTQLSKLSKEDDQQSVLQDMASRCTGNDLKCIIRLIKHDLKMNAGAKHVLDALDPNAYEAFKASRNLQNVVERVLRNQQEADKLPGLKRTLSVQASLMTPVQPMLAEACKSIEYAMKKCPNGMYAEIKYDGERVQVHKNGDHFSYFSRSLKPVLPHKVAHFKDFIPQAFPGGNSMILDAEVLLIDNKAGKPLPFGTLGVHKKAAFQDANVCLFVFDCIYFNDTSLMDRPLRERRKFLHDNMVEIPNRILFSEMKHVTKASDLADMITRVIREGLEGLVLKDIKSTYEPGKRHWLKVKKDYLNEGAMADTADLVVLGAFYGQGSKGGMMSIFLMGCYDPKSQKWCTVTKCAGGHDDATLARLQKELDMVKISKDPSKIPSWLKINKIYYPDFIVPDPKKAPVWEITGAEFSKAEAHTADGISIRFPRCTRIRDDKDWKTATNLPQLKELYQLSKEKSDFNIVAEEEGSTASSSGENEGNSRSSTPHRIAKTPPSKSPAKAKKPEGSKAVVRSPAKKAEEKRGEKRKAAEPDDNRKKMLLDIFTGVKLYLPPSVEDFSKIRRYFVAYDGDLVQEFDTASATHVIGDVDENLGAKRVSPDWIWECIRKQRLVAPR; encoded by the exons ATGCGCGATGCCCGCCCTGCGTGGCCGCGAGTCCCGGATTTGAAGGCGACGCGGGGGcggcggcgcgggccgagggggCTGGGCCGGTCAGTCCCCGGACGCTCCTGCCCGCGGCTGCCGGAACCAG TGTGGCGTCGAGGGGGCTGTATGCCGGCCGTTTTCAAGAGCCTCTTCTTACAGACTGCCAGGACGCTCAGCACAAGGGAAGGACTTTGCCTGCCCCAGAGACAGGCTTTTCTGCTGAGATTTGAAAGTTGCCTTCTGCGTCTCCTGGTGGCCGGCCCGTTTCCTTGGTTCCGATTGCTGGTAAGAAATAAGTCTCTCCTTTCTGCCGGCAGAAACCAGGGAGCTTGTGCTGAAGACTTTGCTGTGCCCTCAGCTTTGCATGTTTGGCATCGAAGGGTCTGCGCGGTCCCTGATGAGATGGCGGAACAGAGGTACTGCGTGGACTATGCCAAGCGCGGCACAGCCGGCTGCAAGAAATGTAAGGAGAAGATCTTGAAGGGGATGGTGCGCATTGGGAAGGTGGTCCCCAACCCCTTCACAGAGTCGGGCGGGGAGATGAAGGAGTGGTACCATGTGAAGTGCATTTTTGAGAAGCTAGAGAGGGCTCGGGCCACAACAAAGAAGATTGAAGACATCACAGACTTGGAGGGTTGGGAAGAGCTCCAGGACCCGGAGAAAGATATGATAAACCAGTATATCTCAG AGGCCAGTTCCAAGGCTGCGAACACACCTAAGAAAAAGGCGACTATCCAGGCGAAGCTCTCCCCCAGTGGACAGATAACCAGTCCCAAGAAGGAGCTGCTAGCTACCCCCAATCCATCACCAAAGAAATTCTCTGGCTTCACAG CTAAACCGGGCAACTCTGATGAAGCCCCTGAAAGCTCTTCCCACAAGTCTAGCCTCTCTGCAAAGAAGTGTGACCCAAAGCACAAGGATTGCTTGCTGCGGGAGTTCAGAAAGTTGTGCGCCATGGTTGCCGAGAAGCCCAGCTATAACGTGAAAACGCAGATCATTCAGGACTTCTTGCAAAAAGGAACTGCGGGAG ATGGCTTCCATGGTGACCTCTACCTGACTATTAAGCTGCTATTACCAGGTGTCATTAAAAGTGTTTACAACTTGAACGACAAGCAGATTGTCAAGCTATTCAGCAGGATTTTCAACTGCAGCCAGGAGGAGATGGTCCGAGACCTGGAGCAG GGAGATGTTTCCGAAACGGTGCGCATCTTTTTTGAAGAGAGCAAGTCCTGCCCTCCTGCTGCCAAAAGTCTCCTTACCATCCAGGAAGTGGATGAGTTCCTCACTCAACTTTCAAAGCTTTCCAAGGAGGATGACCAGCAAAGTGTGCTGCAGGATATGGCTAGCAG GTGCACAGGGAATGACCTGAAATGCATCATCAGGCTAATAAAGCATGATCTGAAAATGAATGCTGGTGCAAAGCATGT GTTGGATGCTTTAGATCCTAATGCTTATGAGGCATTCAAAGCCTCCCGCAATCTCCAGAATGTGGTGGAGCGAGTGCTGAGGAACCAGCAGGAGGCTGACAAGTTGCCAGGTTTGAAGCGAACCCTCAGCGTCCAGGCCTCACTGATGACCCCTGTTCAGCCCATGCTG GCTGAAGCCTGCAAGTCAATTGAATACGCCATGAAGAAGTGCCCCAATGGGATGTATGCAGAGATCAAATACGATGGGGAGCGAGTCCAGGTCCACAAGAATGGAGATCACTTCAGCTACTTCAGCCGAAGCCTCAAACCTGTCCTCCCTCACAAA GTAGCCCATTTTAAGGACTTCATCCCCCAGGCGTTCCCTGGTGGAAATAGTATGATCCTGGATGCAGAAGTTCTTCTGATTGACAACAAAGCAGGCAAACCGCTACCCTTCGGGACCCTTGGAGTGCATAAG aaagctgctttccagGATGCCAATGTCTGCTTGTTTGTGTTTGACTGCATCTATTTCAATGACACCAGCCTGATGGACAG GCCCCTGCGTGAGCGTCGAAAGTTTCTCCATGATAACATGGTGGAAATCCCCAACCGGATACTCTTCTCTGAGATGAAGCATGTCACG AAAGCTTCAGATCTGGCAGATATGATCACTCGAGTCATCCGTGAGGGGCTGGAAGGACTGGTGCTGAAAGATATAAAG AGTACGTACGAGCCTGGTAAACGTCACTGGCTAAAAGTGAAAAAGGACTATCTGAATGAAGGTGCCATGGCTGACACGGCAGACTTGGTGGTTCTGGGAGCTTTCTATGGACAAGGCAGTAAAG GTGGGATGATGTCCATTTTCCTCATGGGCTGCTATGACCCCAAGAGCCAGAAATGGTGCACGGTGACAAAGTGCGCGGGTGGGCACGATGATGCCACCCTGGCTCGCCTGCAGAAGGAGCTGGACATGGTGAAGATCAGCAAG GATCCCAGTAAAATTCCAAGCTGGCTGAAAATTAACAAGATCTATTATCCAGACTTCATTGTTCCAGACCCAAAG AAAGCCCCTGTGTGGGAGATCACAGGTGCTGAGTTCTCTAAAGCAGAAGCCCACACTGCAGATGGGATCTCCATCCGCTTCCCTCGCTGCACCCGGATCCGAGATGACAAAGACTGGAAGACGGCCACCAACCTCCCTCAACTCAAG GAGCTGTACCAGCTTTCCAAGGAGAAGTCCGATTTCAATATTGtagcagaggaggaggggtccacagccagcagcagtggCGAGAATGAGGGAAATTCTAGGTCTTCCACACCCCACAGAATTGCTAAGACACCCCCAAGCAAGTCACCTGCAAAAGCCAAGAAGCCAGAAG GCAGCAAAGCAGTTGTTAGATCTCCCGCAAAGAAGGCGGAGGAGAAGCGAGGGGAGAAACGGAAAGCAGCTGAGCCGGATGACAACAGAAAGAAG ATGCTGCTGGACATATTTACAGGGGTGAAGCTGTACCTACCGCCCTCCGTGGAGGACTTCAGCAAAATCCGCCGGTACTTTGTGGCGTATGATGGAGACCTTGTGCAAGAGTTCGACACTGCCTCAGCAACACATGTAATAGGGGATGTTGATGAGAACCTTGGAGCCAAGCGCGTCTCTCCTGACTGGATCTGGGAGTGTATCCGGAAACAGAGGCTAGTGGCCCCACGTTAA
- the LIG3 gene encoding DNA ligase 3 isoform X2 produces the protein MAEQRYCVDYAKRGTAGCKKCKEKILKGMVRIGKVVPNPFTESGGEMKEWYHVKCIFEKLERARATTKKIEDITDLEGWEELQDPEKDMINQYISEASSKAANTPKKKATIQAKLSPSGQITSPKKELLATPNPSPKKFSGFTAKPGNSDEAPESSSHKSSLSAKKCDPKHKDCLLREFRKLCAMVAEKPSYNVKTQIIQDFLQKGTAGDGFHGDLYLTIKLLLPGVIKSVYNLNDKQIVKLFSRIFNCSQEEMVRDLEQGDVSETVRIFFEESKSCPPAAKSLLTIQEVDEFLTQLSKLSKEDDQQSVLQDMASRCTGNDLKCIIRLIKHDLKMNAGAKHVLDALDPNAYEAFKASRNLQNVVERVLRNQQEADKLPGLKRTLSVQASLMTPVQPMLAEACKSIEYAMKKCPNGMYAEIKYDGERVQVHKNGDHFSYFSRSLKPVLPHKVAHFKDFIPQAFPGGNSMILDAEVLLIDNKAGKPLPFGTLGVHKKAAFQDANVCLFVFDCIYFNDTSLMDRPLRERRKFLHDNMVEIPNRILFSEMKHVTKASDLADMITRVIREGLEGLVLKDIKSTYEPGKRHWLKVKKDYLNEGAMADTADLVVLGAFYGQGSKGGMMSIFLMGCYDPKSQKWCTVTKCAGGHDDATLARLQKELDMVKISKDPSKIPSWLKINKIYYPDFIVPDPKKAPVWEITGAEFSKAEAHTADGISIRFPRCTRIRDDKDWKTATNLPQLKELYQLSKEKSDFNIVAEEEGSTASSSGENEGNSRSSTPHRIAKTPPSKSPAKAKKPEGSKAVVRSPAKKAEEKRGEKRKAAEPDDNRKKMLLDIFTGVKLYLPPSVEDFSKIRRYFVAYDGDLVQEFDTASATHVIGDVDENLGAKRVSPDWIWECIRKQRLVAPR, from the exons ATGGCGGAACAGAGGTACTGCGTGGACTATGCCAAGCGCGGCACAGCCGGCTGCAAGAAATGTAAGGAGAAGATCTTGAAGGGGATGGTGCGCATTGGGAAGGTGGTCCCCAACCCCTTCACAGAGTCGGGCGGGGAGATGAAGGAGTGGTACCATGTGAAGTGCATTTTTGAGAAGCTAGAGAGGGCTCGGGCCACAACAAAGAAGATTGAAGACATCACAGACTTGGAGGGTTGGGAAGAGCTCCAGGACCCGGAGAAAGATATGATAAACCAGTATATCTCAG AGGCCAGTTCCAAGGCTGCGAACACACCTAAGAAAAAGGCGACTATCCAGGCGAAGCTCTCCCCCAGTGGACAGATAACCAGTCCCAAGAAGGAGCTGCTAGCTACCCCCAATCCATCACCAAAGAAATTCTCTGGCTTCACAG CTAAACCGGGCAACTCTGATGAAGCCCCTGAAAGCTCTTCCCACAAGTCTAGCCTCTCTGCAAAGAAGTGTGACCCAAAGCACAAGGATTGCTTGCTGCGGGAGTTCAGAAAGTTGTGCGCCATGGTTGCCGAGAAGCCCAGCTATAACGTGAAAACGCAGATCATTCAGGACTTCTTGCAAAAAGGAACTGCGGGAG ATGGCTTCCATGGTGACCTCTACCTGACTATTAAGCTGCTATTACCAGGTGTCATTAAAAGTGTTTACAACTTGAACGACAAGCAGATTGTCAAGCTATTCAGCAGGATTTTCAACTGCAGCCAGGAGGAGATGGTCCGAGACCTGGAGCAG GGAGATGTTTCCGAAACGGTGCGCATCTTTTTTGAAGAGAGCAAGTCCTGCCCTCCTGCTGCCAAAAGTCTCCTTACCATCCAGGAAGTGGATGAGTTCCTCACTCAACTTTCAAAGCTTTCCAAGGAGGATGACCAGCAAAGTGTGCTGCAGGATATGGCTAGCAG GTGCACAGGGAATGACCTGAAATGCATCATCAGGCTAATAAAGCATGATCTGAAAATGAATGCTGGTGCAAAGCATGT GTTGGATGCTTTAGATCCTAATGCTTATGAGGCATTCAAAGCCTCCCGCAATCTCCAGAATGTGGTGGAGCGAGTGCTGAGGAACCAGCAGGAGGCTGACAAGTTGCCAGGTTTGAAGCGAACCCTCAGCGTCCAGGCCTCACTGATGACCCCTGTTCAGCCCATGCTG GCTGAAGCCTGCAAGTCAATTGAATACGCCATGAAGAAGTGCCCCAATGGGATGTATGCAGAGATCAAATACGATGGGGAGCGAGTCCAGGTCCACAAGAATGGAGATCACTTCAGCTACTTCAGCCGAAGCCTCAAACCTGTCCTCCCTCACAAA GTAGCCCATTTTAAGGACTTCATCCCCCAGGCGTTCCCTGGTGGAAATAGTATGATCCTGGATGCAGAAGTTCTTCTGATTGACAACAAAGCAGGCAAACCGCTACCCTTCGGGACCCTTGGAGTGCATAAG aaagctgctttccagGATGCCAATGTCTGCTTGTTTGTGTTTGACTGCATCTATTTCAATGACACCAGCCTGATGGACAG GCCCCTGCGTGAGCGTCGAAAGTTTCTCCATGATAACATGGTGGAAATCCCCAACCGGATACTCTTCTCTGAGATGAAGCATGTCACG AAAGCTTCAGATCTGGCAGATATGATCACTCGAGTCATCCGTGAGGGGCTGGAAGGACTGGTGCTGAAAGATATAAAG AGTACGTACGAGCCTGGTAAACGTCACTGGCTAAAAGTGAAAAAGGACTATCTGAATGAAGGTGCCATGGCTGACACGGCAGACTTGGTGGTTCTGGGAGCTTTCTATGGACAAGGCAGTAAAG GTGGGATGATGTCCATTTTCCTCATGGGCTGCTATGACCCCAAGAGCCAGAAATGGTGCACGGTGACAAAGTGCGCGGGTGGGCACGATGATGCCACCCTGGCTCGCCTGCAGAAGGAGCTGGACATGGTGAAGATCAGCAAG GATCCCAGTAAAATTCCAAGCTGGCTGAAAATTAACAAGATCTATTATCCAGACTTCATTGTTCCAGACCCAAAG AAAGCCCCTGTGTGGGAGATCACAGGTGCTGAGTTCTCTAAAGCAGAAGCCCACACTGCAGATGGGATCTCCATCCGCTTCCCTCGCTGCACCCGGATCCGAGATGACAAAGACTGGAAGACGGCCACCAACCTCCCTCAACTCAAG GAGCTGTACCAGCTTTCCAAGGAGAAGTCCGATTTCAATATTGtagcagaggaggaggggtccacagccagcagcagtggCGAGAATGAGGGAAATTCTAGGTCTTCCACACCCCACAGAATTGCTAAGACACCCCCAAGCAAGTCACCTGCAAAAGCCAAGAAGCCAGAAG GCAGCAAAGCAGTTGTTAGATCTCCCGCAAAGAAGGCGGAGGAGAAGCGAGGGGAGAAACGGAAAGCAGCTGAGCCGGATGACAACAGAAAGAAG ATGCTGCTGGACATATTTACAGGGGTGAAGCTGTACCTACCGCCCTCCGTGGAGGACTTCAGCAAAATCCGCCGGTACTTTGTGGCGTATGATGGAGACCTTGTGCAAGAGTTCGACACTGCCTCAGCAACACATGTAATAGGGGATGTTGATGAGAACCTTGGAGCCAAGCGCGTCTCTCCTGACTGGATCTGGGAGTGTATCCGGAAACAGAGGCTAGTGGCCCCACGTTAA